A region from the Geobacillus vulcani PSS1 genome encodes:
- a CDS encoding FMN-binding negative transcriptional regulator, with protein sequence MYIPKHFAISDVDLAYQVIEENSFATLVSMHQGELFATHLPLLLDREKMCLYGHFARSNPQWKDIQQQKVLAMFHGPHSYISPSWYETNQAVPTWNYVAVHVYGNVELIDDEGAVMKSLHEMVEKYEAPGSGYQLSEVDRRLFSNMINGIQAFEIHIERIEGKAKLSQNHPVHRQERIIKQLEQMPFENENRIASLMKKKLKNKE encoded by the coding sequence ATGTATATTCCGAAACATTTTGCTATCAGCGATGTGGATCTCGCTTATCAGGTAATCGAGGAGAACAGCTTTGCCACCTTGGTGTCGATGCACCAAGGAGAGCTGTTTGCCACGCATTTGCCGCTGTTGCTTGATCGGGAGAAAATGTGTTTGTACGGTCATTTTGCCCGCTCGAATCCGCAATGGAAAGACATTCAACAGCAGAAGGTTTTGGCGATGTTCCACGGCCCGCACAGTTATATTTCCCCGTCTTGGTATGAAACGAACCAAGCGGTGCCGACGTGGAATTATGTGGCCGTCCATGTGTACGGGAACGTGGAGTTGATTGATGATGAAGGGGCAGTTATGAAATCTCTGCACGAGATGGTAGAAAAATACGAGGCACCGGGAAGCGGTTATCAACTGTCAGAGGTCGATCGTCGGCTGTTTTCCAATATGATTAATGGAATTCAAGCCTTTGAAATCCATATCGAGCGAATAGAGGGGAAAGCGAAATTAAGTCAAAACCATCCTGTCCATCGGCAGGAGAGGATCATCAAGCAGCTCGAACAGATGCCGTTTGAAAACGAGAATCGAATCGCTTCCC